One window of Coriobacteriia bacterium genomic DNA carries:
- a CDS encoding radical SAM protein: protein MSTPGHGASRALTRAVRRHLVGPAQRWEFVAPEPGWSPGRVERTSLYLHVPFCRNCCPYCPYTKVPYDPALVAPYTRAALTEVDRWADTVGPAEVTSVYIGGGTPTLALDAVGSILERVRERFTVTGDVCIETNPADVSEETVAALHACGVSLVSLGVQSFREEALRSIGRRYAPDVAERALTLLASSDFASVNADIMFALPGQTAADVVADLERAAELGADQLTTYPLFTFPYTAVGEYLHLAGVKMPDLPTRRSHYRAISDWCAANGFERVSVWGFKRGGVPRYSSVTRDGYIGIGPGSGSHLPDGFTLNTFDLDAWESTLERGDSPIALRMPFEGEMGGWWWLYWRFYDTRIPMAGLDEALGGDAGKARRWLSAVQTAGLAERRNGSLELTDAGAFWLHLAQNHFALSYVNTLWTAARTEPWPARVSI, encoded by the coding sequence GTGAGCACGCCGGGACACGGCGCATCGCGCGCCCTCACACGGGCGGTCCGTCGGCACCTCGTCGGGCCCGCGCAGCGCTGGGAGTTCGTCGCACCCGAACCGGGCTGGTCGCCGGGCCGTGTCGAGCGTACGTCGCTCTACCTGCACGTGCCGTTCTGCCGCAACTGCTGCCCCTACTGCCCGTACACGAAGGTGCCCTACGATCCCGCGCTGGTCGCGCCCTACACCCGCGCCGCGCTGACCGAGGTCGACCGGTGGGCCGATACGGTGGGGCCCGCCGAGGTCACGAGCGTTTACATCGGTGGCGGTACTCCGACGCTGGCGCTAGACGCGGTGGGCAGCATCCTCGAGCGCGTTCGCGAGCGCTTCACCGTGACCGGCGACGTCTGCATCGAGACCAACCCCGCTGACGTCTCCGAGGAGACCGTCGCCGCGCTGCACGCATGCGGCGTCTCGCTCGTGTCTCTGGGAGTGCAGTCGTTTCGCGAGGAGGCGCTGCGTTCCATTGGGCGCCGCTACGCCCCCGACGTCGCCGAGCGCGCGCTGACGCTGCTCGCGAGCAGTGACTTCGCCTCGGTCAACGCCGACATCATGTTCGCGCTGCCGGGCCAGACCGCCGCCGACGTTGTCGCCGACCTCGAGCGTGCAGCCGAGCTCGGCGCCGACCAGCTCACCACCTACCCGCTCTTCACGTTCCCCTACACGGCCGTGGGCGAGTACCTGCACCTCGCAGGCGTGAAGATGCCGGACCTGCCCACCCGTCGCAGCCACTACCGCGCGATCTCGGACTGGTGCGCCGCGAACGGGTTCGAGCGCGTGAGCGTGTGGGGCTTCAAGCGCGGGGGCGTGCCGCGCTACTCCTCGGTGACACGCGACGGCTACATCGGGATCGGCCCCGGGTCGGGCTCGCACCTTCCCGACGGCTTCACACTCAACACCTTCGACCTCGATGCGTGGGAGTCGACCTTGGAACGCGGCGATTCGCCGATCGCGCTACGGATGCCATTCGAAGGCGAGATGGGTGGCTGGTGGTGGCTGTACTGGCGCTTCTACGACACCCGCATCCCCATGGCCGGGCTCGACGAGGCACTCGGGGGCGACGCAGGCAAAGCGCGCCGCTGGTTGTCCGCGGTCCAGACCGCCGGGCTCGCCGAGCGCCGCAACGGATCGCTCGAACTGACCGATGCCGGCGCGTTCTGGCTGCACCTGGCGCAGAACCACTTCGCGCTCTCGTACGTGAACACCCTGTGGACCGCGGCACGCACCGAACCATGGCCTGCGAGAGTGAGTATTTAG
- a CDS encoding radical SAM protein yields the protein MAMLNQLRTYVPYAWNFAVRRSFEPIICGIAITDRCNLHCRACHVSNLGAGDMSFSAVSERLRTAYDRGCREAYFTGGEPMLWTDEGFTVENLIEVARHMGYFHVHVYTNGTLGLDCSADLVWVSMDGLPGTYEKRRGDHFATVEHAIRHTPHPPLAVIYVVDRFTAGGVEPFLRWVRATELPVRGVMIYFHTPYYGIDELYLTADERAPVIDRLITLKREGLPLLNSHAGLVALKTGNWPRRMPVALVGDASGESLCCRAPDSVCPDCGYGACTELSAAQRLRPSAVIGMARYL from the coding sequence TTGGCGATGTTGAACCAGCTGCGCACGTACGTCCCGTACGCGTGGAACTTCGCGGTCCGACGCTCCTTCGAACCCATCATCTGCGGCATCGCAATCACCGACCGCTGCAACCTTCACTGCCGCGCGTGCCACGTCTCCAACCTTGGCGCCGGCGACATGTCCTTCTCGGCGGTTTCGGAGCGGTTGCGCACGGCGTATGACCGCGGATGCCGAGAGGCCTACTTCACCGGTGGCGAACCGATGCTGTGGACCGACGAGGGCTTCACCGTCGAGAACCTCATCGAGGTCGCTCGGCACATGGGCTACTTCCACGTGCACGTCTACACGAACGGCACGCTCGGGCTCGACTGCAGCGCCGATCTCGTCTGGGTGAGCATGGACGGCCTGCCTGGCACCTACGAGAAGCGCCGAGGCGACCACTTCGCGACCGTCGAGCACGCGATTCGCCACACACCTCACCCGCCATTGGCAGTCATCTACGTCGTCGACCGCTTCACCGCCGGCGGCGTGGAGCCGTTCCTGCGGTGGGTGCGCGCGACCGAACTGCCCGTGCGCGGCGTGATGATCTACTTCCACACGCCGTACTACGGCATCGACGAGCTCTACCTCACCGCCGATGAGCGCGCGCCCGTCATCGACCGGCTCATCACTCTCAAACGCGAGGGACTGCCGCTGCTCAACTCGCATGCAGGGCTCGTCGCGCTCAAGACCGGCAACTGGCCGCGTCGCATGCCGGTCGCGCTCGTGGGCGATGCCAGCGGCGAATCGCTGTGCTGCCGCGCGCCGGACAGCGTCTGTCCCGACTGCGGCTACGGTGCGTGCACCGAGCTCTCGGCGGCGCAGCGCTTGCGACCGAGCGCTGTTATCGGCATGGCGAGGTACCTGTGA